In Halogeometricum sp. S1BR25-6, a single genomic region encodes these proteins:
- the gyrA gene encoding DNA gyrase subunit A, with amino-acid sequence MSSDAPDEFRPGAGIAAEIKPARIEQEMEQSYIDYAMSVIAGRALPDVRDGLKPVHRRILYAMNEAGVSSRSSHRKSSSIVGETMGDYHPHGDSAIYDALARMAQDFSMRYPLVDGQGNFGSVDGDPPAAMRYTEARMAPIAEELLDDIEKDTVDFQSNYDDRMQEPVVLPASFPNLLVNGSSGIAVGMSTNIPPHNLGEVIDATTHLIENPDCTIEDLMEFVKGPDFPTGANIVGRNAVHKAYKTGRGRIRVRADFDVDEQGENIVINELPYQENKARLIERIADDVNEGKIEGIRDLRDESDRDGIRVVIELKRGANPDVVKNQLLEHHLESTFGVINLALVDGQPRVLTLKETLVEYLNHRRNVVRRRSEYELAEAEDRAHILEGRLKALDNIDDVVATIRNSESRDDAKAALRGEQTVEVDGEPLRSFDFSEDQANHIVAMQLGSLTSMEAAEIETEYEEVQDRIDRLNEILNDADELDAVIRSELTEIREEYADDRRTSFIEDTGSVTHEDLIAEEDVVVVVSEDDYIKRMPLDTFRAQHRGGKGIIGTDLKQGDTVSSVFVANTHDYLLYFTNHGQVYKLKTYQVPEMSRTARGKSAVNLLELDDGEEITSVVNTADIDEETEKYLTMVTRNGYVKRTGVEKFQNILSTGIIATKLDDGDELTDVEVTDGTRDLVLASRDGMAIRFDESDVRAMGRSARGVRGMNLTGDDELVGVAAVDEDVHNWVLTVTENGYGKRTDIEDYRRQSRNGKGLIDIKTNDRNGSVCAMETVGYGDHLFVMSESGQILRTPVEDISTVGRNTMGVIVMEMDAGDSVASVDVHHVGSDDVDEDADAE; translated from the coding sequence ATGAGTTCGGACGCACCAGACGAGTTCAGACCGGGCGCGGGCATCGCTGCGGAGATAAAGCCCGCGCGCATCGAGCAGGAGATGGAGCAGTCGTACATCGACTACGCGATGTCGGTCATCGCGGGTCGCGCCCTGCCGGACGTGCGCGACGGCCTCAAACCCGTCCACCGGCGCATCCTCTACGCGATGAACGAGGCGGGCGTCTCCTCCCGTTCGTCGCACCGCAAGTCCTCCTCCATCGTCGGCGAGACGATGGGGGACTACCACCCGCACGGCGACTCGGCTATCTACGACGCCCTCGCGCGGATGGCGCAGGACTTCTCGATGCGCTACCCCCTCGTGGACGGCCAGGGGAACTTCGGCTCCGTCGACGGCGACCCGCCGGCCGCGATGCGGTACACGGAGGCCCGCATGGCCCCCATCGCGGAGGAACTACTCGACGACATCGAGAAGGACACCGTCGACTTCCAGTCGAACTACGACGACCGCATGCAGGAACCGGTCGTCCTGCCGGCATCGTTCCCGAACCTCCTCGTCAACGGCTCATCGGGCATCGCCGTCGGGATGTCGACGAACATTCCTCCTCATAACCTCGGCGAGGTCATCGACGCGACGACGCACCTCATCGAGAACCCCGACTGCACCATCGAGGACCTCATGGAGTTCGTGAAGGGGCCGGACTTCCCGACGGGCGCGAACATCGTCGGACGCAACGCGGTCCACAAGGCGTACAAGACCGGCCGCGGCCGCATCCGCGTCCGCGCCGACTTCGACGTCGACGAGCAAGGCGAGAACATCGTCATCAACGAACTCCCCTACCAGGAGAACAAGGCGCGTCTCATCGAACGAATCGCGGACGACGTCAACGAGGGGAAGATAGAGGGGATTCGCGACCTGCGCGACGAGTCCGACCGCGACGGCATCCGCGTCGTTATCGAACTCAAGCGCGGCGCGAACCCCGACGTGGTGAAGAACCAACTGCTCGAACACCACCTCGAATCCACGTTCGGCGTCATCAACCTCGCCCTCGTCGACGGGCAACCGCGCGTCCTCACGCTGAAAGAGACGCTCGTCGAGTATCTGAACCACCGCCGCAACGTGGTCCGCCGGCGCTCCGAGTACGAACTCGCGGAGGCCGAGGACCGCGCGCACATCCTCGAAGGCCGTCTGAAGGCGCTGGACAACATCGACGACGTCGTGGCGACCATCCGCAACTCCGAGAGCCGAGACGACGCGAAGGCCGCCCTCCGCGGCGAACAGACCGTCGAGGTGGACGGCGAACCGCTGCGTAGTTTCGACTTCTCGGAGGACCAGGCCAACCACATCGTCGCCATGCAACTCGGTTCGCTGACCTCCATGGAGGCCGCCGAGATAGAGACCGAGTACGAGGAGGTACAGGACCGAATCGACCGTCTCAACGAGATTCTGAACGACGCCGACGAACTCGACGCGGTCATCCGTTCGGAGTTGACCGAGATACGCGAGGAGTACGCCGACGACCGACGCACCTCCTTTATCGAGGACACCGGGTCGGTCACCCACGAGGACCTCATCGCCGAGGAGGACGTGGTCGTCGTCGTCAGCGAGGACGACTACATCAAGCGGATGCCCCTCGACACGTTCCGCGCCCAACATCGCGGCGGGAAGGGCATCATCGGCACCGACCTGAAGCAGGGCGATACGGTCTCCTCGGTGTTCGTGGCGAACACCCACGACTACCTGCTGTACTTCACCAACCACGGGCAGGTGTACAAGCTGAAGACCTACCAGGTCCCGGAGATGTCCCGGACCGCCCGCGGGAAATCGGCGGTGAACCTCCTCGAACTGGACGACGGCGAGGAGATAACCTCGGTGGTCAACACCGCCGACATCGACGAGGAGACGGAGAAGTACCTCACGATGGTGACGCGCAACGGCTACGTGAAGCGCACGGGCGTCGAGAAGTTCCAAAACATCCTCTCGACGGGCATCATCGCCACGAAACTCGACGACGGGGACGAACTCACCGACGTCGAAGTCACGGACGGAACGCGCGACTTGGTCCTCGCCTCGCGCGACGGCATGGCCATCCGCTTCGACGAGTCGGACGTCCGGGCGATGGGTCGCTCCGCCCGCGGCGTCCGCGGGATGAACCTGACCGGCGACGACGAACTCGTCGGCGTCGCCGCCGTCGACGAGGACGTGCACAACTGGGTGCTCACCGTCACCGAGAACGGCTACGGCAAGCGCACCGACATAGAGGACTACCGCCGGCAGTCCCGGAACGGGAAGGGCCTCATCGACATCAAGACGAACGACCGCAACGGTTCCGTCTGCGCGATGGAGACGGTGGGCTACGGCGACCACCTGTTCGTCATGAGCGAGTCCGGGCAGATTCTTCGGACGCCCGTCGAGGACATCTCGACGGTGGGTCGCAACACGATGGGCGTCATCGTGATGGAGATGGACGCCGGCGACAGCGTCGCCAGCGTCGACGTCCACCACGTCGGGTCCGACGACGTGGACGAAGACGCGGACGCGGAGTAA
- a CDS encoding Rrf2 family transcriptional regulator, whose translation MSSIELTSSQKTILTALINLYRQSEDAVKGEDIAEEVNRNPGTIRNQMQSLKALQLVEGVPGPKGGYKPTANAYEALDVDQMDEPAAVPLFHEGEAVEGVNVDEIDLSSVHHPELCRAEIHVQGSVRDFHEGDEVRVGPTPLSKLVIEGIVDGKDDTSNILILRIEDMRAPEGEPSH comes from the coding sequence ATGTCATCGATCGAGCTGACTTCTAGTCAGAAAACGATTCTGACGGCGTTGATCAACCTCTACCGTCAGTCGGAGGACGCCGTCAAAGGCGAGGATATCGCCGAAGAGGTGAACCGAAACCCCGGAACCATCCGAAACCAGATGCAGAGCCTGAAAGCGCTGCAACTGGTCGAAGGCGTCCCCGGTCCGAAAGGCGGCTACAAGCCGACCGCGAACGCCTACGAGGCGCTGGACGTCGACCAGATGGACGAACCCGCCGCCGTCCCCCTGTTCCACGAGGGCGAGGCCGTCGAAGGCGTCAACGTCGACGAGATAGACCTCTCCTCGGTCCACCACCCCGAACTCTGCCGCGCGGAGATTCACGTGCAGGGGTCGGTTCGCGACTTCCACGAGGGCGACGAGGTGCGCGTCGGCCCGACGCCGCTCTCGAAACTCGTCATCGAGGGCATCGTCGACGGCAAGGACGACACGAGCAACATCCTCATCCTCCGCATCGAGGACATGCGCGCCCCCGAAGGCGAACCCTCGCACTGA
- the rocF gene encoding arginase: protein MTNTVRIIGAPTDYGANRRGVDMGPSAIRYGGLAAELDGAGLTVVDDGDVTAPPAEARDPEAEAPSEGNAKFLRETREVVTSVADRVAAALEGGETPLVLGGDHSVAIGSVTGSARDAEVGLVWFDAHGDFNTPSTSPSGNVHGMPLAALLGVGDFADTPWANAAGLSEEHVAIVGLRSVDDTEREAIRDSDVTAYTMSDIDERGIDAVVDDALDVACAASDGVHASLDLDWLDPREAPGVGTPVRGGVTYREAHFALERVAETDALRSLELVEVNPVLDEHNETAALATELAASGLGKRIL from the coding sequence ATGACGAACACGGTGAGAATCATCGGCGCACCGACCGACTACGGCGCGAACCGACGCGGGGTCGACATGGGTCCCTCCGCCATCCGCTACGGCGGCCTCGCGGCCGAACTCGACGGCGCGGGACTCACCGTCGTCGACGACGGCGACGTGACCGCGCCGCCGGCGGAGGCGCGGGACCCCGAGGCCGAAGCGCCCTCCGAGGGGAACGCGAAGTTCCTCCGCGAGACGCGGGAGGTGGTCACCTCGGTGGCCGACCGGGTGGCCGCCGCCCTCGAAGGCGGGGAGACGCCCTTGGTTCTCGGCGGCGACCACTCTGTCGCCATCGGTTCCGTGACGGGGTCCGCGCGCGACGCCGAGGTGGGTCTCGTCTGGTTCGACGCGCACGGCGACTTCAACACCCCGAGCACGTCGCCCTCCGGAAACGTCCACGGGATGCCGCTGGCGGCCCTCCTCGGCGTCGGCGACTTCGCCGACACGCCGTGGGCGAACGCCGCCGGACTCTCCGAGGAACACGTCGCCATCGTCGGCCTGCGCTCCGTCGACGACACCGAACGCGAGGCCATCCGCGACAGCGACGTGACCGCCTACACGATGTCGGATATCGACGAACGCGGCATCGACGCCGTCGTCGACGACGCCCTTGACGTGGCCTGCGCGGCGTCCGACGGCGTCCACGCCAGCCTCGATTTGGACTGGCTGGACCCCCGCGAGGCGCCCGGCGTCGGGACGCCCGTCCGCGGCGGCGTCACCTACCGCGAGGCGCACTTCGCGCTCGAACGGGTGGCCGAGACCGATGCGCTCCGCTCTCTGGAACTGGTCGAGGTGAACCCCGTCCTCGACGAGCACAACGAGACGGCGGCGCTGGCGACGGAACTCGCCGCCAGCGGCCTCGGCAAGCGCATCCTCTAA
- a CDS encoding NAD(P)/FAD-dependent oxidoreductase encodes MSTKVVVLGSGYAGTGAVKRLEEELDSDAELTWVSENDYHLVLHEAHRCIRDPSVESKVAIPVDEIKEPETEFVKGHVENVDVDGKAVELEDGEVDYDYLLVCLGSATAFYGIEGLEEHSLELKSLDDAREIHSEVKAAAEEASEDDPAKIIVGGAGLSGIQSAGEIAGYRDDHRAPLDITIVEGLDEVFPGNDRELQGALRKRLEARDIDILTGDFISKVDEENIYLGGGEDEDPEELDYDVLLWTGGITGQKEVAESKLDKDERSNRIFAEQDFKTSDDDVFALGDSALVEQGDDAIAPPTAQAAWQAAEVAGENVARATKGQPLKTWDHKDKGTVISVGEDAVAHAVKVPGLGEIPPNVFGGPAARTLKKGIAARWIADVTTPRRALEAWDDL; translated from the coding sequence ATGAGTACGAAGGTCGTCGTCCTCGGTTCCGGCTACGCGGGTACCGGCGCCGTCAAACGACTCGAAGAAGAACTCGATTCGGATGCGGAACTCACCTGGGTCTCCGAAAACGACTACCACCTCGTCCTCCACGAGGCCCACCGCTGCATCCGCGACCCGAGCGTCGAGTCGAAGGTCGCAATCCCGGTCGACGAGATAAAGGAACCCGAGACGGAGTTCGTCAAGGGCCACGTCGAGAACGTCGACGTCGACGGGAAGGCCGTCGAACTCGAAGACGGCGAGGTCGACTACGACTACCTCCTCGTCTGTCTCGGCTCCGCGACGGCGTTCTACGGTATCGAGGGTCTCGAAGAGCACTCCCTCGAACTCAAGAGCCTCGACGACGCCCGCGAGATTCACAGCGAGGTCAAGGCGGCCGCCGAGGAGGCCTCCGAGGACGACCCCGCGAAGATAATCGTCGGCGGTGCGGGCCTCTCGGGCATCCAGTCGGCCGGCGAGATAGCCGGCTACCGCGACGACCACCGCGCGCCCCTCGATATCACCATCGTCGAAGGCCTCGACGAGGTGTTCCCCGGCAACGACCGCGAACTGCAGGGTGCGCTCCGAAAGCGCCTCGAAGCGCGCGACATCGATATTCTGACGGGCGATTTCATCTCGAAGGTCGACGAGGAGAACATCTACCTCGGCGGCGGCGAGGACGAGGACCCCGAGGAACTCGACTACGACGTGCTCCTCTGGACCGGCGGTATCACGGGTCAGAAAGAGGTCGCCGAGTCGAAACTCGACAAGGACGAGCGCTCGAACCGCATCTTCGCCGAGCAGGACTTCAAGACGAGCGACGACGACGTGTTCGCCCTCGGCGACTCCGCCCTCGTCGAACAGGGCGACGACGCCATCGCGCCGCCGACGGCGCAGGCCGCCTGGCAGGCCGCGGAAGTCGCCGGCGAGAACGTCGCCCGCGCCACGAAGGGTCAGCCCCTGAAGACGTGGGACCACAAGGACAAGGGGACGGTCATCTCCGTCGGCGAGGACGCCGTCGCCCACGCGGTCAAGGTGCCCGGCCTCGGCGAAATTCCGCCGAACGTCTTCGGCGGCCCGGCGGCGCGGACGCTCAAAAAGGGTATCGCCGCGCGCTGGATCGCCGACGTGACGACGCCCCGCCGCGCGCTCGAAGCGTGGGACGACCTCTGA
- a CDS encoding GNAT family N-acetyltransferase translates to MYVRDAKNRDEVWLLDRIEESGLEDPAFRSRDYVIALDEESGAKAGLGRVRVHQTDEEEFCELAFVLTLDVWRGQGVGAHVVERLVAEADDAEFDRVYTFTVEPDYFLTFGFEPVDGDDLPPVLRERLDAVRAERGDDAIALRVDPEAFEMPEAYRDRFKRATPADEPDPGEVSIEETAEDFGIDPEETTHKYDTGR, encoded by the coding sequence ATGTACGTACGGGACGCCAAGAACCGAGACGAGGTTTGGTTGCTCGACCGCATCGAGGAGTCGGGGCTCGAAGACCCGGCGTTCCGGTCCCGCGATTACGTCATCGCCCTCGACGAGGAGAGCGGGGCCAAAGCGGGACTCGGCCGCGTCCGCGTCCACCAGACCGACGAGGAGGAGTTCTGCGAACTCGCCTTCGTCCTCACGCTCGACGTTTGGCGCGGGCAGGGTGTCGGCGCGCACGTCGTCGAGCGACTGGTCGCGGAGGCGGACGACGCCGAGTTCGACCGCGTCTACACGTTCACCGTCGAACCGGACTACTTCCTCACCTTCGGCTTCGAACCGGTCGACGGCGACGACCTCCCGCCGGTTCTCCGCGAACGCCTCGACGCGGTCCGCGCGGAACGCGGCGACGACGCCATCGCGTTGCGGGTCGACCCGGAGGCGTTCGAGATGCCCGAGGCGTACCGCGACCGGTTCAAGCGGGCGACCCCCGCCGACGAACCCGACCCGGGCGAGGTGTCGATAGAGGAGACGGCCGAGGACTTCGGCATCGACCCCGAGGAGACGACGCACAAGTACGACACCGGACGGTAG
- the cdd gene encoding cytidine deaminase → MSDELVERARDVLEQAHVPYSEYRVGAALRTADGEVFVGCNIENANYSNSLHAEEVAVAEAVKKGHREFDRLAVSSGARDGVTPCGMCRQTLAEFCEEDLPVVCDEGDGEVTEYALGELLPNTISLDTLEAAERNRE, encoded by the coding sequence ATGTCCGACGAACTCGTCGAACGCGCCCGCGACGTCCTCGAACAGGCCCACGTCCCCTACTCCGAGTACCGCGTCGGCGCGGCGCTCAGGACGGCCGACGGCGAGGTGTTCGTCGGCTGTAACATCGAGAACGCGAACTACTCGAACAGCCTCCACGCCGAGGAAGTCGCCGTCGCGGAGGCGGTGAAGAAGGGACACCGCGAGTTCGACCGCCTCGCCGTCTCCTCGGGCGCCCGCGACGGCGTCACCCCCTGCGGGATGTGCCGGCAGACGCTCGCGGAGTTCTGCGAGGAGGACCTGCCCGTCGTCTGCGACGAGGGCGACGGGGAGGTGACGGAGTACGCGCTCGGCGAACTCCTGCCGAACACCATCTCCTTGGACACCTTGGAGGCGGCCGAACGCAATCGGGAGTGA
- a CDS encoding DUF7520 family protein codes for MSSESDTVTEPVTSTAEDGRGRSILLAVGVSVVALSGVLGFFIGSNGAEAVPRSALFGGLLVIPTTPLSMTAYAVTLSTLVLAVLFGLVELASRMEGDR; via the coding sequence GTGTCATCTGAATCCGACACCGTCACGGAACCGGTGACGTCGACGGCCGAGGACGGCCGCGGCCGGTCCATCCTGCTGGCCGTCGGCGTCAGCGTCGTCGCCCTCTCGGGCGTGCTCGGTTTCTTCATCGGGAGCAACGGCGCGGAGGCCGTCCCCCGGTCGGCGCTGTTCGGCGGTCTGCTCGTCATCCCGACGACGCCGCTGTCGATGACCGCCTACGCCGTCACCCTCTCGACGCTGGTGCTCGCCGTTCTGTTCGGTCTCGTCGAACTCGCCTCGCGGATGGAAGGCGACCGCTGA
- a CDS encoding DUF389 domain-containing protein: MRLIRVRVDDETRDSVVAALDGEEATYAVVPDAERVDSAFVEVPVPDGAVDPVLAYLQDNGLDEDAYTVVVDAERSESVNRHLAERFVEGPKGDRGISHVEIRQRAEDLTPGRATYLAFAALSATLATAGLLLNSAIVIVGAMVIAPFAGSSLSASVGAVIDDRPMLIQSVKDQALGLVVAAVSAVAVAYAVRWTLFVPSTLAVSRVQQVGFFITPTLLALAIAIAAGAAGALALATDLPVSIAGVAVAAAIVPSVAAAAVGTVWGQPVLVLGAVVLLLMNIVFINIAAYLALVALGYRSSVVASTWRDLGPSVRTAGYALVVVGFVAVAAATGAATYSHLTFEQDVNAGVQTTLAQEEYDGLELVGVAAQYDDPGVFASPESVTVTVVSDADTRHPDLATDMQGRVQDVTGQNVAVEVHTQDYQRAAAEADSSTPVADWFSDAYRRLAGLFGRTVEDADDAADNATDDATGVLVGSPSAAAV, translated from the coding sequence GTGCGACTCATTCGTGTCCGGGTGGACGACGAGACGCGTGACTCCGTCGTCGCCGCTCTCGACGGGGAGGAGGCGACGTACGCCGTCGTCCCGGACGCAGAACGCGTCGACAGCGCGTTCGTCGAGGTACCGGTCCCCGACGGCGCCGTCGACCCCGTGCTCGCGTACCTCCAAGACAACGGCCTCGACGAGGACGCCTACACCGTCGTCGTCGACGCCGAGCGCTCGGAGTCGGTGAACCGCCACCTCGCCGAGCGATTCGTCGAGGGGCCGAAGGGCGACAGAGGTATCTCCCACGTCGAGATACGGCAGCGAGCGGAGGATTTGACGCCCGGCCGGGCGACCTACCTCGCGTTCGCCGCGCTCTCGGCGACGCTCGCCACCGCCGGCCTGCTGTTGAACTCCGCCATCGTCATCGTCGGCGCCATGGTCATCGCGCCGTTCGCCGGGTCGTCGCTGTCGGCCTCGGTCGGCGCGGTCATCGACGACCGGCCGATGCTCATCCAGAGCGTCAAAGACCAGGCGCTCGGTCTGGTCGTCGCCGCCGTCAGCGCCGTCGCCGTCGCCTACGCCGTCCGCTGGACGCTGTTCGTCCCGTCCACGCTCGCCGTCTCGCGCGTTCAACAGGTCGGCTTCTTCATCACGCCGACGCTTCTGGCCCTCGCCATCGCTATCGCCGCGGGGGCGGCGGGTGCTCTGGCGCTGGCGACGGACCTTCCCGTCTCCATCGCGGGCGTCGCCGTCGCCGCCGCCATCGTTCCGTCCGTCGCCGCGGCGGCCGTCGGCACCGTCTGGGGCCAACCCGTTCTCGTCCTCGGCGCCGTCGTCCTCCTCCTGATGAACATCGTGTTCATCAACATCGCGGCGTACCTCGCGCTGGTCGCCCTCGGTTACCGCTCGTCGGTCGTCGCCAGCACGTGGCGGGACCTCGGACCGAGCGTCCGGACGGCCGGCTACGCCCTCGTCGTCGTCGGGTTCGTCGCCGTCGCGGCGGCCACCGGCGCCGCAACCTACTCGCATCTCACCTTCGAGCAGGACGTGAACGCCGGCGTGCAGACCACGCTCGCACAGGAGGAGTACGACGGTCTCGAACTCGTCGGCGTCGCCGCGCAGTACGACGACCCCGGCGTCTTCGCCTCGCCCGAGAGCGTCACCGTCACCGTCGTCAGCGACGCCGACACGAGGCATCCGGATCTCGCCACGGACATGCAGGGGCGGGTACAGGACGTCACCGGGCAGAACGTCGCCGTCGAGGTCCACACCCAGGACTACCAGCGCGCCGCGGCCGAAGCGGACTCGTCGACCCCCGTCGCGGACTGGTTCTCCGACGCCTACCGGAGACTCGCCGGCCTGTTCGGTCGCACGGTGGAGGACGCCGACGACGCGGCCGATAACGCGACCGACGACGCGACCGGCGTCCTCGTCGGTTCTCCGTCGGCCGCGGCCGTCTGA
- a CDS encoding TIGR00341 family protein, which produces MRLIKLLVSEESRSTVIDILESENIDFVVTKNATERGDTVLVEFPLPTQAVEYVMGELRDAGVDDREYTIIASAETAKTRSYHELEDRFVAGAEEDDAVAREEIRAKALDMHRNPLTYYALTIFSALVAAAGLLMDSPAVVVGAMVIAPQVGSALISAVGISLNDRRMIRMGFTQQLLGFGAAVAGAFLLGMTLKSGQIVTSMLDVSTVGQISKRISPGFLSVLVGLCAGSAGAFGLATALPVSLVGVMIAAALIPAAAAVGIGMAWGLPSVALGAGLLLVVNAVAVNVSAFSVLWYLGYRPEAWDDEARAAMDDGEDGAGSSAERMDDGAGESVSRGVRKYVPAAVALTCLLAVLLGAGGLLFGQVAFDNAANGAVEDVMEQQRYDELDLTSVRTEVGMVRYVGETPEVSVVVVRPVDEPYPALAEAVRQQVQQETDRDVRVSVEFVDGQSAGVDEERSEKLRHPGETRPVGATAATAASV; this is translated from the coding sequence ATGCGGTTGATAAAGCTCCTCGTGAGCGAGGAGTCGCGGTCGACGGTCATCGATATCTTAGAGTCGGAAAACATCGACTTCGTCGTCACGAAGAACGCGACGGAGCGAGGCGATACGGTGCTGGTGGAGTTTCCGCTCCCCACGCAGGCGGTCGAGTACGTCATGGGCGAACTCCGCGACGCGGGCGTCGACGACCGGGAGTACACGATAATCGCCAGCGCGGAGACGGCGAAGACTCGGAGCTACCACGAACTCGAAGACCGGTTCGTCGCCGGCGCCGAGGAGGACGACGCCGTCGCGCGCGAGGAGATTCGAGCGAAGGCGCTCGACATGCACCGGAACCCGCTGACGTACTACGCGCTGACGATATTCAGCGCCCTCGTCGCCGCCGCGGGGTTGCTGATGGACTCGCCGGCCGTCGTCGTCGGCGCCATGGTCATCGCCCCGCAGGTCGGGTCGGCGCTCATCTCCGCCGTCGGCATCTCGCTGAACGACCGGCGGATGATACGGATGGGGTTCACCCAGCAACTGCTCGGGTTCGGCGCCGCCGTCGCGGGCGCGTTCCTTCTCGGGATGACGCTGAAATCCGGGCAGATAGTCACCTCGATGCTCGACGTCTCGACGGTCGGTCAGATCAGCAAGCGTATCTCGCCGGGCTTTCTCTCGGTGCTGGTCGGCCTCTGTGCGGGGTCGGCGGGCGCGTTCGGGTTGGCGACGGCGCTGCCCGTCTCGCTCGTGGGCGTCATGATCGCCGCCGCCCTCATCCCCGCCGCCGCCGCCGTCGGCATCGGGATGGCGTGGGGCCTCCCGAGCGTCGCCCTCGGGGCCGGCCTCCTTCTCGTCGTCAACGCCGTCGCCGTCAACGTCTCGGCGTTCTCGGTGCTGTGGTATCTCGGCTATCGCCCCGAGGCGTGGGACGACGAGGCACGCGCGGCGATGGACGACGGCGAGGACGGCGCGGGGTCGTCGGCCGAACGGATGGACGACGGCGCCGGCGAGTCGGTGAGCCGCGGGGTTCGAAAGTACGTCCCGGCGGCCGTCGCCCTCACCTGTCTCCTCGCCGTGCTCCTCGGCGCGGGCGGTCTCCTGTTCGGACAGGTCGCGTTCGACAACGCCGCTAACGGCGCCGTCGAGGACGTCATGGAACAGCAACGGTACGACGAACTCGACCTCACGTCCGTCCGGACCGAGGTCGGCATGGTTCGGTACGTCGGCGAGACGCCGGAGGTGAGCGTCGTCGTCGTGCGCCCGGTGGACGAACCGTACCCGGCGCTGGCCGAGGCGGTCCGCCAGCAGGTACAACAGGAGACCGACCGCGACGTGCGCGTCTCCGTGGAGTTCGTCGACGGGCAGAGCGCGGGCGTCGACGAGGAGCGTTCCGAGAAACTGCGACACCCCGGCGAGACCCGCCCGGTCGGCGCCACCGCCGCGACCGCCGCGTCGGTCTGA
- a CDS encoding nucleoside phosphorylase: MDDSEDPNSEVQYHIELSAGDVADAVLLPGNPERVDKVTALWDDAEEQAYHREYRTATGTYEGTPISVTSTGIGGPSAAIAIEELARVDAETLIRVGSCGAIQPEMDVGDLVITSGAVRQEGTSKEYVREDYPAVADHEVVSALVAAAERLGYDYHVGITMSADSFYTGQGRPGFEGFRAAGSESLVEDLREANVKNIEMEAATLLTVANVYGLRAGAVCSVYANRVTGEFRTEGESRAVKTASLAVHLLAKMDEVKREAGVDRWHAGLSLE, translated from the coding sequence ATGGACGACAGCGAGGACCCGAACAGCGAGGTCCAGTACCACATCGAACTCTCGGCCGGGGACGTCGCCGACGCCGTCCTCCTGCCGGGCAACCCCGAACGGGTCGACAAGGTGACCGCGCTGTGGGACGACGCCGAGGAACAGGCCTACCACCGCGAGTACCGCACGGCCACGGGGACGTACGAGGGGACGCCAATCTCCGTTACCTCTACCGGCATCGGCGGCCCGTCGGCGGCCATCGCCATCGAGGAACTCGCGCGCGTCGACGCCGAGACGCTCATCAGAGTCGGCTCCTGCGGCGCCATCCAACCCGAGATGGACGTCGGCGACCTGGTCATCACCTCCGGCGCGGTCCGACAGGAGGGCACCTCCAAGGAGTACGTCCGCGAGGACTACCCCGCCGTCGCGGACCACGAGGTGGTCTCCGCCCTCGTCGCCGCCGCCGAACGACTCGGCTACGACTACCACGTCGGCATCACGATGAGCGCCGACTCCTTCTACACCGGGCAGGGTCGCCCCGGATTCGAGGGGTTCCGCGCCGCCGGGTCGGAGTCGCTCGTCGAGGACCTGCGCGAGGCGAACGTGAAGAACATCGAGATGGAGGCGGCGACGCTTCTCACCGTCGCGAACGTCTACGGCCTCCGCGCCGGCGCCGTCTGCTCGGTGTACGCCAACCGCGTCACGGGCGAGTTCCGCACCGAGGGGGAGTCGCGCGCCGTGAAGACGGCCAGCCTCGCGGTCCACCTGCTGGCGAAGATGGACGAGGTCAAACGCGAGGCGGGGGTCGACCGATGGCACGCTGGCCTGTCGCTTGAGTAG